In the Salvia splendens isolate huo1 chromosome 16, SspV2, whole genome shotgun sequence genome, ACTTCATTTCCTATTTGGACCAAACAACTATCGATCATAGATGTTTTTATCAGTATGAATGGATCAAACAGAATGGGCATACTGCCAAGTGTTTGCTACCTAAAATTGTTGTACTCCTTAAAAGAACATGACTAGATGCCTAGTAGCATACAGTGCGCTGAATAATTTACTAGCGCCTTGATGAGACAGGCTCGATATAGATTTATGAGAGCAGAACTTGTACCATCTTCTAATAGTACTTAAAATAAATTGGAATAAATGGAGTATGCAGGAATTCACATGATCGTATTTCAGCTCAAGGTGACACTTTATGTTTATGTCATTGCACAAAGGACAAATAGAACCCGTCACAGAtataaaattatagtaattCAAGAGAGGACAGCTTACATGTGACAACTTTGACTAATATATCTCATCATCAGGGATATCTGGTGTCAAAAACTTTTTGGGATCTTTGCTGATCTCCAAGTAATCGAATGTAGATGACTTAACCTTGTCAGGAACGGGCTCGAGCGGAATAATGCTATCTCCATCAATGACTCCATCAATTATGCCATATTCAACTGCTTCAATTGGGGACATGTAGCGATCTCTATCAATATCCTTCTCAACTTGTTCATATGATCGACCGGTAAATTCGGAAATGATTGTTGTTACATTCTTCTTGTTATGCATTACTTCCCGGGCTTGAATTTCCACATCTATGGCTTGCCCACTAGCACCCCCAAGTGGTTGGTGTATCATTATCCTTGTGTTAGGCATTGCATAGCGTTTCCCTTTAGTACCACCGCCAAGGATGATGGAAGCTGTTGATGCAGAAATGCCTAGTGCAATTGTGGAAACATCAGCCCTCACTAGGCGCACAACATCAAAGATGGCCATTGTAGCACTGGAGTACGACAAAGATTAGTACTGTACAAGTCAGTAAGTAAATTAAGGACTAAAGAAAGCTTAATCTTGAGTATAATCGTAAAGTTCAAATGAAGAAATTATTACATAATGAATAAGCGGTGAAAAGGattacagtaaataatgtacaacatGACAGGTTCTCACATTGGCGTGTGATCTCTCTGTAAGAAATTAGTCAACAGTCACCACGATGCATGTTTCGAAAATAGAAGATAATAAATGACCTCAAGTGAAGAGTTGGACATGCGACATATGTCCTTGTTCACCAAATACAACATCAGAATAGGCGTAACATAGAATATTTACTAAAATAGTTATTCAGCTTTCGACGCTtccatatcctatttttttCCCATCTAACTGCCTCAATTTGAATCAAGTGTGGGATCTCAGTGTCATTAATTCTTTTTACACAGCACACGACTGACTTATGCGCCACATTGTACATGAGTGCATGCATCTCATACAACGAACTGGATAAATAATACAGTGAGACAACATTGTTCTAAAAGAAGTTAAATAGCATGACACTTAGTGGAGAAGACAGTAAAACCACATCACAATGATCACACTATGTTTCAATTAGTAATCTTTTTGAGGTGCTCATAACAGAAATTCATGGTACAATCTGTCATTCGTTTACATCCAATCATAACAATGTCAGTGTCTATGCATCGTTGTAGTTACAAAACCAGCAAAATCCACCATATTTAGCAGCTACAAGATCTAGAGTTTAATCTCAGGAACTAATAAATAAAAGGGGAACCGTGTAAAAAACCCAATATCGATAGTCTACAGATGCATAACATAATCGCTTAACCGACTGATATGCCATCAGAAATATTATTATCGACCTAACTATTCAACAAGGGCATTATTTCACCAACATACCGGTAACAGGAATGCCTTCAATTTCAAAAATGGAGAATAAACTCAACAATCACCGTATAAACATCACATCCTAGGGCTTAATATAGAATTTTCCAACACAAagtattagaaatgagccactcaccccttaaaaggcctcataaggggaggTTAtcggagggttatccacacttatataggtgagctaggatcgttaccaagtcgatgtgagacaagaattatgaattttaacactcccctcacgtgtgggccggaatgacacatcggacttccatcacgtgggtaggcaagagaagagataaagagatataatccatcatcgacttgggcccgctctgataccatattagaaatgggtcactcaccccttaaaatgcCCATAAAGGGAGGGTTATCCACTcttatataggtgagctaggatcgttaccaagtcgatgtgtgacaagaattatgaattttaacacgAAGCTATCAAAATATAATGTCATATTCCCCAAACTTAGCTCCCTATATCTAGTTTAAAACCCTAAATCCACGCCCAATATAACTTCCGATACTCAACTTAGAACATACCATTCAAAAATTTATCCGATTCGTTTGAACTAAACCCTTGTAAAACATTGAAACCCCCAAAATTGGATTCATACGAAGAACACAACCCTACCTGAGCGAGCCACCAGCGGAATTGATGAAGAGCCGGATATCCTTGGTAGAATCCTGAGCGTCCAGCAGAAGGAGCTGACTGATGATGGCGTCGGCGACGAAATCATCAATGCTGTTCCCGAGGAACACAATCCTCTCCTTAAGCAGCAGCCCCATGGCGTCGGCCTCGGCGCCGCGCATGGCAGTGGCGGGAGACTGCTGCGCCGCGGGGGAGAGGTGCGTGAGGAGGGAATCAGGGTAGGTGAGCGTCTGCGGACTGAAGGAAGAAAGCGAGCATTTGAGGGGGGAAGTTAGGGATTTAGGAGCACGGAGGAATTGCGCGGAGGGTGAAGGGCCGGGGAGGTGAGAGAGGCGGCGGAAGGCGGGGAGAGAGCGGTGGGTTAGCGGCGTGGAGAGGATGAGAGAGTCCATTGCTGCTGGTCTGAGAAGTGAAGAGTTTGGTGCAGCTGCCGAATGAGAGAGAAGATGAGGTGAGAGAAAGAGTAGAGAGTTGGATTACTGAGACAAGTTACAAATGCAAATAATCTGTGAATTGGGCTCCTTTGTCCCGGCccatttgttttaatttttttcgtactccaaattttaatttaaaaaaatatggcATATCCTTATTGAAATTTGAAGGTAATTATGTTAAACAGCTATTATTATGAATATAAAGTTGCTGTTACAAATAAAAGTTATAATAGAGTGATCCCTCGTCTCATGGAGTCATATTtaattttggcacgaatttttaaaaagaGTAAAGAAGAGTGGATTGACATTCCATAAATAattcaaaacacaaaaaaagAATACGCCAAACATGATGGAGGAGACCCATGCGGGCGTATTCCATAAGAATGTGAAAAAATAACTTCACAAATAGTGTcgtttgaagttgtaattttgttttattatcaaTGAAATCATTTGTATTTATATATAGTGTTCTAGCATATTAATTTTAGAAGTAACATCATGAATAGGGAAGTACTACAAATTAAGTGTTTTGACTTGAGGAGATGGCGTAAATAGGAGTTGTAGTCTGACAGAAATTGAGGAAAATGATGACGTTTCAAGAGTGATTGTCCGGAGAGAATGCGTACGTTGTAAGTATTCTAAAAATCAACCAACAAGCGACCTGAAAATTGGAATAAATATATGTAGACTATGATGTGTTTGAATTAAAGTTTATCTTTCATTTAGATAACAACACAATCATTTTGTAgaaatacttttttttatatttctatttgTGGTGTTTGAATTGATGGTATTTTATCTATAGTCATTAATATCGCATGTTTAGTTTGTTATTTAAAGCCACACTATAGTAGGAATTTCAAAAGTATCCTTTGactttttctatatttctaAGGCTGAATGTTATATTAGTAAATTCCACATAATTTAAGATTGATATAGTGTTGCACATATTATTATCACTTTTTCCATGATATCACTCTTTTCATCCTTAATTCATCGGGCCCTTGCCCATCGAGCGGCTCATATAGAAAATTCTTCTACCAATTCAAACACTAGATTGGACCATTAAATGCAATTTAAATATGTCTATCTACCGATTCAAACgcacttcttttttttctctctgtttTGTAAATGAGAAATTATAGGGCTTCGTAAGCCCAATTATTTAGAGGCCCATTAGCCCAATCTCAGCTATTTATATCCAACCCCTGCTTAGGCAATTCTTATCTTTTTGCTCTTCAAAACCCTAGAGTTTACAACTATTCATCGGCTCCGCCTTCAGTCTTTGAAGAATTATTCACACCTTCATGAATtatggattttatttttatatttatatcgTTTCTGCGTCGTAACCGAATCGCACTACGCTGAAGAGGCTGCTTCAATATTCTTAAAAACAATATTTGAATGGAGTAGTCTCTGAGCGATTGTGCGGAAATGAAATGCCGAGTTAAGCTCGGCGGCGGCCAGACAACCGTTGAGATGGATCCACAGATAAGCGCCGCCATTTCCACGGTGCTTGTCTACTAAATCCGTCTCAAATTCCCTTCGAATTATCATAATTTCCcccttttaaaattaaattttcatgGTTTCCCCCAAATTTGGACGATTAAAATCTTCTGACGATTGTTAGGGCCGGCCTCCATGTAGTAtaagaaattaataaatttaatacaatcataaaaattcaaaaaatgcaTAAATATTTGAGTAGATGGcaaaaataattcattaaaattgtttgaatttttgtCCCTACCGCAATATTATAAACTTCAAGAATATAAGAATATTTAATATGTCAATATATAAATCTGACACAGTAATTCTGcgcgacggagggagtatctaccAAGTGATTGCGAATTTTGCTAagcattttttatttacaaatttAAAGGACATTGTTAATTTTTAGCTCCGAATTCATGTTTATTTTGGATGATGGCTTTAGTGAAGGATGTAAAAATCAGACGTATTCCTCATCAGATTTTGATCTGTGACAAATTACCAGATACTTCTGACTTGTTTTGGGATCATCGTTTCTATTTTACGTTGTTGCACTTCTCAATAATCAACTTGATGGTAATTTTTACACTTTATCCACCAAGATCTTTGAGAACATTATCAATAAGGGCCTTCCCACCGCCGTGTGGGACGGCGGTCAGGAAGCTCCTATTGTGGCTGCCGAGCCATCCTAAGAAGAGGGATGATGTTGTTTTcatttagaaaacgtttcatttttaatgggataatttaaaagaaatacgtttcatttttaatgggaaaTAAAAGTATAAATCTTATGCAAAAAACTGACTCTTAAATGTCTTGTCGTACGAGACCAAATAGAGAGGTTGGTACTGCATACGGCATGCACCGTCTTGTGGCCACTCGATTGCGTCGTCACTTGAAGCGCTTCGTCACCCTAACTAGCCATCGCGGATCCATCCCATTACCCCATGATTATCTCTTTCAATTGGATACTTCAAGAGAACATACATGGTCTGAGCTGATTTTTTGTTGTGCAGCATTAACAAGACTGAATTTAGTTTACTTGGGAATTGGAATCTCATTTGATTTAAACATATGAGTAATTTGAATGGCAAAGTAAGATTACATGTATTCCattagtagtagagtcatttaattttctgtactcgttttagaaaaatgatagtagtaaataattaaaatggagaaagagtaagtaaaagaaaagaaaagtagATAAGAATCTACTCTATATTACTTtgttggcgggaaagtaaagttgacagGAAAAATGATTCATAAGAAAATGAATCCTGGAAATATGATTCCTAGTAAATTTACTTTCCTATGTTTAGAAAACATCAagatattaaattttatatttgatgtaacaaccaaactaaaaatatacttattattttttatttataaaaaagaatagtaatataaaatttttaataaattatttattacaaatgataataattatactattatatttattattatgatggatagtttaaatatggattatctgccatataaaaaataatataattgtaattagttacattaaaataatataattgtaattaGTTACATGcagtattatatttataaatgattataataataaatataataataattggatattataattaaataaattttataatttaaaatttcatcacaattttattgtttaattattaatttatatattaataattattatgatttattattgcataaattatattataataacaattatataaaaatattataataatatagatataattatgataatttaaattataagtagttatttattatgtttaaattaagtactcccccgtcccattaaaaatgaaacgtttcttaaaatggaaagaacactatctctactttttcctctttctTCATTAATTCAGAAagcaacactacataaaatctcgtgtcggaaaccaaatgtttcatatttattgggacggagggagtataatttataattttaaattatttctaaaacataataataataataataataataataataataataataataataataataataataataataataataataataataataataatccctccgtcccacattactTGAGGGTTTTTTCcgacacgagatttaagaaaattatgtttaatgaagttaaataaagtagatgaaagaataaagtaagataaagaagatggagtaaagtaaaagaaataataaagtaggtgcgattaaatgttttgtttttagccaaaaaaagaaatggctCAAGCTACTTGACAcgatccaaaatggaatacgatTCAAGTAActttggacggagggagtaataaattgtacattaaatatgtaaaaatcctaaaattgggaaaaaataCCTATGAAAAG is a window encoding:
- the LOC121770740 gene encoding ATP-dependent Clp protease proteolytic subunit 4, chloroplastic-like translates to MDSLILSTPLTHRSLPAFRRLSHLPGPSPSAQFLRAPKSLTSPLKCSLSSFSPQTLTYPDSLLTHLSPAAQQSPATAMRGAEADAMGLLLKERIVFLGNSIDDFVADAIISQLLLLDAQDSTKDIRLFINSAGGSLSATMAIFDVVRLVRADVSTIALGISASTASIILGGGTKGKRYAMPNTRIMIHQPLGGASGQAIDVEIQAREVMHNKKNVTTIISEFTGRSYEQVEKDIDRDRYMSPIEAVEYGIIDGVIDGDSIIPLEPVPDKVKSSTFDYLEISKDPKKFLTPDIPDDEIY